The Bemisia tabaci chromosome 5, PGI_BMITA_v3 genome includes a window with the following:
- the aft gene encoding cap-specific mRNA (nucleoside-2'-O-)-methyltransferase 2, with translation MAFIYSPKSLIEIEKGFNKKFSFSASSHQLPNPQVIFTEERWEVPVLQKKKDAFNNVRSKLNNVFLKSWHQHTELCNPAQRIFYTVQKEYQPEFLSQAWMKFYELLSSYPLIPDKAVEGGRLGSVHLCEAPGGFISALNHYLQSNHNIKWNWLANSLNPYYEGNSLFSMVSDDRLVKHALENWCFGIDYSGDILSKTNAASIIEDFKKKTENPILLITADGGIDCQNDPKEQELHISPLICAEIILAMQVLSPGGSLVIKMFTLFECESVCALYLLRCSFESLHVCKPISSKGGNSEVYVVCCGYKGHQYIEPWLPQLLSCYNMKKSKKVMFPLSEIPEKFLQECVSCAHFFADMQISVIDENLTNYETGMNKKKADSLLEAKNAVAVEFTSRFNISPTFKRIAPAATSVTMSTLSSVKRRENCTFNDWEVRNEKSLKCCLDDLNDCLKRYSKVSFDPISIRVFPVPSEDLVITNGLPIKELGSSKFCTGNILKHKIKLKNFVTPRSSNQEERLKYFSSLISSMPISSTLDIADCYKDEKNYSVCKECAIPLVLERLSTMQVGESLLVIGMRLWTQFDVGIFYLLSSIFSKVEILPPHWDCFAVYFQDYEPKQEICDYLMSLKSKSVKNIVSLLPVSYLLESEFFSSIIASNDRFLINNLKQVYEVLLTKKDQLDAAKAFYEYLCDLSDSDDSSDG, from the exons ATGGCTTTTATCTACAGTCCAAAATCgttgattgaaattgaaaaaggaTTCAACAAGAAGTTTTCTTTTTCCGCCAGTTCTCATCAGTTGCCCAATCCTCAAGTCATATTTACTGAGGAGAGATGGGAA gTGCCAGTCCTACAGAAGAAAAAAGATGCTTTCAATAATGTAAGAAGTAAGCTGAACaatgtttttctgaaaagttggcATCAACATACAGAGCTCTGCAATCCTGCACAAAGAATTTTCTACACTGTACAGAAAGAATATCAACCTGAATTTTTAAGTCAA GCCTGgatgaaattttatgagttgCTGTCATCATATCCTCTCATTCCTGACAAAGCTGTTGAAGGGGGTAGACTAGGCTCAGTGCACCTTTGTGAGGCTCCTGGTGGATTCATTTCAGCTTTGAATCACTATCTGCAATCGAATCACAACATTAAG TGGAATTGGTTGGCTAATTCACTAAATCCGTACTATGAGGGAAATTCATTATTCTCCATGGTCTCAGATGACAGACTTGTGAAACATGCCCTGGAGAACTGGTGTTTTGGCATTGATTACTCAGGTGATATCCTAAGTAAAACAAATGCTGCAAGTATTATTGAagatttcaaaaagaaaactgaGAATCCTATTCTATTG ATCACTGCAGATGGTGGAATTGATTGTCAGAATGATCCCAAAGAACAAGAGCTGCATATCTCGCCTCTCATCTGTGCTGAAATCATTTTAGCGATGCAAGTTTTATCACCAG gcgGCAGTCTGGTGATCAAAATGTTCACTCTGTTTGAATGTGAATCAGTGTGTGCTCTCTACTTACTGAGGTGCAGTTTTGAATCTCTTCACGTTTGCAAACCAATCTCAAGTAAAGGCGGAAATTCAGAGGTGTATGTTGTTTGTTGTGGATACAAAGGACATCAGTATATTGAACCGTGGCTACCGCAACTTTTATCTTGCTATA ATATGAAGAAAAGTAAGAAAGTAATGTTCCCATTATCTGAGATTCCTGAAAAGTTTTTGCAAGAATGCGTGAGCTGTGCTCATTTTTTTGCTGATATGCAA ATTTCAGTCATCGATGAAAACTTGACAAACTACGAAACAGGAATGAACAAGAAAAAAGCTGATAGCCTGTTGGAAGCCAAAAATGCAGTTGCTGTCGAGTTTACCAGCAGATTTAATATAAGTCCAACTTTTAAAAGAATAGCACCTGCCGCTACTAGC GTCACCATGAGCACATTATCATCTgttaaaagaagagaaaattgcaCCTTTAATGACTGGGaggtcagaaatgaaaaatcTCTCAAATGCTGCCTCGACGATCTCAATGACTGCCTGAAGAGATATTCAAAAGTTTCTTTTGATCCAATCAGTATTCGA GTTTTTCCTGTACCTTCGGAAGACTTGGTAATAACCAATGGGTTACCTATCAAAGAACTCGGTAGTTCTAAATTTTGCACTGGAAACATTCTTAAGcataaaatcaaattgaaaaactttGTTACTCCTCGGAGCTCAAATCAAGAAGAAAGATTGAA gtatttttcaTCTTTAATCTCAAGCATGCCAATTTCATCGACTCTTGATATTGCTGACTGCtataaagatgaaaaaaattactccgTTTGCAAGGAATGCGCTATTCCTCTCGTACTGGAACGATTATCTACAATGCAAGTCGGTGAATCATTATTAGTTATTGGCATGCGGTTATGGACTCAGTTTGATGTCGGGATCTTTTATTTACTGagcagtattttttccaaa GTCGAGATCCTCCCTCCACACTGGGACTGTTTTGCAGTATACTTTCAGGACTATGAACCGAAACAAGAGATTTGTGATTATTTAATGAGCTTAAAGTCTAAGTCAGTCAAGAACATAGTTTCTCTTCTTCCAGTATCTTATCTTTTAG aatcagaatttttttcctctattatTGCAAGCAATGACAGATTTTTAATAAACAACCTGAAGCAAGTGTATGAAGTATTATTAACAAAGAAGGACCAACTCGATGCGGCCAAGGCGTTTTACGAATATTTATGTGACCTCAGTGACTCAGATGACTCTAGTGATGGATAA